One Fibrobacter sp. UWB16 DNA window includes the following coding sequences:
- a CDS encoding LysE family translocator produces the protein MLEFFIAALVIGIAPGPDNLFVLAQSATYGARLGFCIILGLCTGIAIHTCLLVAGVSALIAASPTAFFVIQCLGAAYLLHLAYKSFGVKAGVVKMDGDSRSGLGMTSARSLYMRGIIMNLTNPKVILFVLSLIPPAVRLDRPIHPSLQMAIFGGEFILATMIVFGSIALLAGTVKKFLLTSPKANRNLNWFSGAVFVFLAVALFMV, from the coding sequence ATGCTTGAATTTTTTATCGCTGCGCTTGTCATTGGGATTGCTCCTGGACCAGATAACCTTTTTGTGCTTGCCCAGAGCGCTACCTACGGGGCGCGTCTTGGTTTTTGCATTATTCTTGGGCTTTGCACAGGAATTGCCATACATACTTGCCTGCTTGTGGCGGGCGTTTCGGCGTTGATTGCGGCTAGCCCGACGGCGTTTTTCGTCATCCAGTGCCTTGGCGCGGCATATCTGCTCCATCTCGCGTACAAGAGTTTCGGGGTGAAAGCCGGCGTTGTTAAGATGGATGGAGATTCCCGGTCGGGGCTGGGAATGACAAGTGCGCGTAGCCTTTACATGCGTGGCATTATCATGAATCTCACGAACCCGAAGGTGATTCTTTTTGTGCTTTCGCTGATTCCGCCGGCGGTGCGCTTGGACCGTCCAATCCACCCGAGCTTGCAGATGGCCATTTTCGGCGGTGAATTTATCTTGGCAACGATGATTGTATTTGGGAGCATTGCGCTTTTAGCAGGAACAGTGAAGAAGTTCCTTTTGACATCGCCGAAGGCGAACCGCAATCTGAACTGGTTCAGCGGTGCGGTG
- the mraY gene encoding phospho-N-acetylmuramoyl-pentapeptide-transferase: MLCHWLYQTTNIDLFDGRLFRAGVAAMLSIILVLFFMPKYIRFLQRLDATSDFDKDGKTKSPPIMGGLLLVIVVEIVSLLVCQMNGYTISTLVILALFSAVGATDDMAKVRAKRLVNQGKLKAAEYMDKADGISSSLRLFLYFLFSFVVAVFCYKFIPELKGDLTIPFCPIDVFQIHLPNWIFVAFMTFVIAASANGTNFTDGLDSLVSVPILTSMVFVGLVAYVSGNFIFSQYLSVPYLPGCDELFPLATAIAGALLAYLWFNSPPAEIYMGDAGSVGFGAAIGIMFILVQAGLFLPIVCIIIIAEACSVLMQITWFKITKRTTGTGKRIFLCAPLHHHYQKKWDGRFPSKPLMNSKIVWRMHLVSIFALIFSMVVFFGIR; encoded by the coding sequence ATGCTTTGCCACTGGCTATATCAAACAACAAACATTGACCTTTTTGACGGTCGTCTGTTCCGTGCGGGTGTTGCCGCCATGCTTTCCATCATCCTGGTGCTCTTCTTCATGCCGAAGTACATACGCTTCTTGCAGAGATTGGACGCCACGAGCGATTTCGACAAGGACGGAAAGACAAAATCTCCTCCGATTATGGGTGGCCTCCTCCTCGTGATTGTCGTTGAAATTGTTTCACTGCTCGTTTGCCAGATGAACGGCTACACCATCTCGACTCTCGTGATTTTGGCACTGTTCAGCGCCGTGGGCGCCACCGACGATATGGCCAAGGTCCGCGCCAAGCGCCTCGTGAACCAAGGCAAGCTCAAAGCCGCCGAATACATGGACAAGGCGGACGGCATTTCCAGCTCTCTTAGACTTTTCCTCTACTTCTTGTTTAGCTTTGTCGTCGCCGTTTTCTGCTACAAGTTTATCCCCGAACTCAAGGGCGATTTGACCATTCCGTTCTGCCCGATTGACGTATTCCAGATTCATCTTCCCAACTGGATTTTCGTTGCCTTCATGACGTTTGTCATCGCCGCATCCGCTAACGGTACAAACTTCACGGACGGTCTCGACAGCCTCGTTTCTGTACCAATCCTCACCAGCATGGTGTTCGTTGGACTCGTCGCTTACGTGAGTGGCAACTTCATCTTTAGCCAGTACTTGAGCGTGCCGTACCTCCCCGGCTGCGACGAACTCTTCCCGCTCGCCACCGCCATCGCAGGCGCACTGCTCGCATACCTGTGGTTCAATAGCCCTCCGGCTGAAATCTACATGGGTGACGCAGGTTCCGTCGGCTTCGGCGCAGCCATCGGCATCATGTTCATCTTGGTGCAGGCAGGACTCTTCCTCCCCATCGTATGCATCATCATCATCGCCGAAGCTTGCTCTGTTTTGATGCAAATTACATGGTTCAAGATTACCAAGAGAACGACCGGCACCGGCAAGCGCATTTTCCTTTGCGCCCCGCTCCACCACCACTACCAAAAGAAGTGGGACGGACGCTTCCCGAGCAAGCCGCTCATGAACTCCAAGATTGTGTGGCGCATGCACCTCGTGAGCATCTTCGCCCTCATCTTTAGCATGGTCGTGTTCTTCGGTATTAGATAG
- a CDS encoding UTP--glucose-1-phosphate uridylyltransferase, whose protein sequence is MNIIETLNAAGQQELAQHLESLTGDAHANLERDILSQDWQELKALHAEKSAASLSDNVSADLTPMPWKLATDDLRYDFWKETGEILLGQGKVAAFLVAGGQGSRLGFDGPKGMFDIGLPSHKSLFQLQAERLRNLGARVGHAIPWCIMTSPLNHEATVNFFNENNFFGLNREDIRFFQQGTICALTADGKAVRDGEDHLALVPDGNGGCFRALAQSGTLAWLVERGVQYVFLYSVDNALCRICDPAFIGALAEKGTILSASKVVHKAGPNEKVGIFAFQNKKPGVVEYSDLPENFRDMTNADGSLTFDGGNIAIHLFKISGLRKLQTSKLPWHTARKTVCGIEKCFKFEQFLFDAFPQLGSMLPFGVVREEEFSPVKNAEGNDSPKTARIMIGKLHREWLRKAHVKIDEKKLYEISPTISYAGEGLKQSIFDRELGRNILEFEED, encoded by the coding sequence ATGAATATTATCGAAACTTTGAACGCAGCAGGTCAGCAAGAACTGGCCCAACATTTGGAATCCTTGACGGGTGATGCCCACGCAAATTTGGAACGCGATATTTTGAGCCAGGACTGGCAAGAACTCAAGGCTTTGCATGCCGAAAAATCCGCCGCCAGCTTGAGCGACAACGTTTCTGCCGACCTCACTCCGATGCCGTGGAAACTTGCAACAGACGATCTCCGTTACGACTTCTGGAAAGAAACAGGTGAAATTCTCCTCGGTCAAGGCAAAGTTGCCGCATTCCTCGTAGCAGGCGGTCAAGGTTCTCGTCTCGGTTTCGATGGTCCGAAGGGCATGTTCGATATCGGTCTCCCAAGCCACAAAAGTTTGTTCCAGTTGCAGGCCGAACGTTTGCGCAATTTGGGCGCCCGCGTGGGTCACGCCATCCCGTGGTGCATCATGACAAGCCCCCTGAACCACGAAGCGACGGTCAACTTTTTCAACGAAAACAATTTCTTTGGATTAAACCGCGAAGATATCCGATTCTTCCAGCAGGGAACGATTTGCGCCCTCACCGCAGACGGCAAGGCTGTCCGCGATGGCGAAGACCATTTGGCGCTTGTGCCCGATGGAAACGGCGGTTGCTTCCGCGCCCTCGCCCAGAGCGGAACGCTCGCTTGGCTTGTGGAACGCGGCGTGCAATACGTGTTCCTCTACAGCGTCGATAACGCCCTCTGCCGCATTTGCGACCCGGCATTCATTGGCGCCCTCGCCGAAAAAGGCACGATTCTCAGCGCATCGAAGGTCGTCCACAAGGCTGGTCCGAACGAAAAAGTCGGCATTTTCGCCTTCCAGAACAAGAAGCCAGGCGTTGTCGAATACAGCGACCTTCCGGAAAACTTCCGCGACATGACGAATGCAGATGGCAGCCTCACGTTCGATGGCGGCAACATCGCGATTCACTTGTTTAAAATCAGCGGACTTCGCAAGTTGCAGACAAGCAAACTTCCGTGGCATACCGCCCGCAAAACCGTTTGCGGCATCGAAAAGTGCTTCAAGTTTGAACAGTTCCTCTTTGACGCATTCCCGCAGCTCGGTTCCATGCTCCCGTTCGGCGTCGTGCGCGAAGAAGAATTCAGCCCGGTCAAGAACGCCGAAGGCAACGATTCTCCGAAGACGGCTCGCATCATGATTGGCAAGCTTCACCGCGAATGGCTCCGCAAGGCGCACGTCAAAATTGATGAGAAGAAGTTATACGAAATTTCGCCGACGATTAGCTACGCTGGCGAAGGCCTCAAGCAGAGCATCTTCGACCGCGAACTCGGAAGAAACATCCTGGAATTTGAAGAGGATTAA